In the genome of Desulfovibrio sp. ZJ209, one region contains:
- the rpsL gene encoding 30S ribosomal protein S12, translating into MPTINQLIHTEREPVVKRKKTPALQGCPQKRGVCTRVYTTTPKKPNSALRKVARVRLTNGIEVTAYIPGEGHNLQEHSVVLIRGGRVKDLPGVRYHIIRGTLDASGVADRRKSRSKYGTKRPK; encoded by the coding sequence ATGCCCACCATCAATCAGCTCATCCACACCGAGCGCGAGCCGGTGGTGAAGCGCAAGAAGACGCCGGCCCTGCAGGGCTGCCCGCAGAAGCGCGGCGTCTGCACCCGCGTGTACACCACCACCCCGAAAAAGCCGAACTCGGCCCTGCGCAAGGTCGCCCGCGTGCGCCTGACCAACGGCATCGAAGTGACCGCCTACATCCCCGGCGAGGGCCACAACCTGCAGGAGCACTCCGTGGTGCTCATCCGCGGCGGCCGCGTCAAGGACCTTCCCGGCGTGCGCTACCACATCATCCGCGGCACGCTCGACGCCTCCGGCGTGGCCGACCGCCGCAAGAGTCGTTCCAAGTACGGCACCAAGCGGCCCAAGTAG
- the rpsG gene encoding 30S ribosomal protein S7 has protein sequence MPRKGPVPKREILPDPLYNSRLVTKFVNRLMYDGKKGAAEKIFYSALDTLAEKTGEDPMRAFEKALDNVKPHMEVKARRVGGATYQVPMEVRPERQVSLAIRWLINYARSRGEKGMTAKLSNELLDAWNGRGGAVKKREDTHRMADANKAFAHYRW, from the coding sequence ATGCCACGCAAAGGCCCTGTCCCCAAGAGGGAGATTTTGCCCGATCCGCTCTACAACAGCCGCCTTGTCACCAAGTTCGTGAACCGGCTCATGTATGACGGCAAGAAGGGCGCGGCGGAAAAGATTTTCTACAGCGCGCTGGACACGCTCGCCGAAAAGACCGGCGAGGATCCCATGCGCGCCTTCGAGAAGGCGCTCGACAACGTGAAGCCCCACATGGAGGTCAAGGCGCGCCGGGTGGGCGGCGCGACCTATCAGGTCCCCATGGAGGTGCGCCCCGAGCGCCAGGTCTCGCTGGCCATCCGCTGGCTCATCAACTATGCCCGCTCGCGCGGGGAAAAGGGCATGACCGCCAAGCTCTCCAACGAGCTGCTGGACGCCTGGAACGGCCGCGGCGGCGCGGTGAAAAAGCGTGAGGACACGCACCGCATGGCCGACGCCAACAAGGCTTTTGCCCACTACCGCTGGTAG
- a CDS encoding molecular chaperone DnaJ codes for MPICETCGGSGRLSCGACWNGQSTSLCPDCRGNGVSEKDGAPCGRCAGVGRFTPPSCTVCGNSLPCPECGDMSGEWRPGYLF; via the coding sequence ATGCCCATTTGCGAAACCTGCGGCGGCTCCGGCCGCCTTTCCTGCGGCGCCTGCTGGAACGGGCAGTCCACTTCCCTCTGCCCGGACTGCCGCGGCAACGGCGTGAGCGAGAAGGACGGCGCGCCCTGCGGCCGCTGCGCTGGCGTGGGCCGCTTTACGCCGCCGAGTTGCACGGTGTGCGGCAACAGCCTGCCCTGCCCGGAATGCGGCGACATGTCGGGCGAGTGGAGGCCGGGCTACCTGTTCTAG
- the lepA gene encoding translation elongation factor 4, producing MIPQSRIRNFCIIAHIDHGKSTLADRILELTRVVSAREAREQYLDRMDLERERGITIKAQTVRIPYTAADGQEYELNLIDTPGHVDFHYEVSRSLAACEGALLVVDATQGVEAQTLGNVYLALDHDHEIVPVLNKIDLPSADPARVRGEIEEGIGLDCAGALEVSAKTGLGVDAVLEAIIERLPPPDGDREAPLKALIFDSWYDSYQGVVTLFRVMDGRIRKGDRIRLMSTGKEYEALRLGVFSPEAVDVEELAAGEVGFLSGSIKELGDARVGDTITLASRPADESVPGFKEVKPVVFCGLYPTESDEYENLKAALEKLQLNDAAFSFEPETSQALGFGFRCGFLGLLHMEIIQERLEREFEVGLIATAPSVIYKVETTDGQTLEIDNPSRLPDPSKIRALYEPYVRMDIHVPNEYVGNVMKLCEEKRGEQKNLHYLAANRVVVTYELPFAEIVYDFFDRLKSVTRGYASMDYEPVDYRPSDLVRLDILLNGEPVDALAVIVHRERAYPYGRGLALKLKRTIPRQLFQVAIQAAIGQKIIARETVSAFRKDVTAKCYGGDITRKRKLLEKQKEGKKRMKRMGNVELPQEAFLAALKVGDE from the coding sequence ATGATCCCCCAGAGCCGCATCCGCAATTTCTGCATCATCGCCCACATCGACCACGGCAAGTCCACCCTGGCCGACCGCATCCTCGAGCTCACCCGCGTGGTGAGCGCGCGCGAGGCGCGGGAGCAGTATCTCGACCGCATGGACCTCGAGCGCGAGCGCGGCATCACCATCAAGGCCCAGACCGTGCGCATCCCCTACACCGCGGCGGACGGACAGGAATACGAGCTCAACCTCATCGACACCCCGGGCCATGTGGACTTTCACTACGAGGTCTCGCGTTCGCTGGCGGCCTGCGAGGGGGCGCTGCTCGTGGTGGACGCCACCCAGGGCGTGGAGGCCCAGACCCTCGGCAATGTCTACCTCGCGCTGGACCATGACCACGAGATCGTGCCCGTGCTCAACAAGATCGACCTCCCGAGCGCCGACCCGGCCCGGGTGCGCGGCGAAATAGAGGAGGGCATCGGGCTCGACTGCGCGGGCGCGCTGGAGGTCTCGGCCAAGACCGGCCTTGGCGTGGACGCGGTGCTCGAGGCCATCATCGAGCGCCTGCCCCCGCCGGACGGCGACCGCGAGGCGCCGCTCAAGGCGCTCATCTTCGATTCGTGGTATGACAGCTACCAGGGCGTGGTGACGCTTTTCCGCGTCATGGACGGGCGCATCCGCAAGGGCGACCGCATCCGGCTCATGAGCACGGGCAAGGAATACGAGGCCCTGCGCCTCGGCGTGTTCTCGCCCGAGGCCGTGGACGTGGAGGAGCTCGCGGCCGGCGAGGTGGGCTTTCTCTCCGGCTCCATCAAGGAGCTCGGCGACGCGCGCGTGGGCGACACCATCACCCTCGCCAGCCGGCCCGCGGACGAGTCCGTGCCCGGCTTCAAGGAGGTCAAGCCCGTGGTCTTTTGCGGGCTCTACCCCACGGAGTCGGACGAATACGAAAACCTCAAGGCCGCGCTGGAAAAGCTCCAGCTCAACGACGCGGCCTTCAGCTTCGAGCCCGAGACCTCGCAGGCCCTGGGCTTCGGCTTCCGCTGCGGCTTTCTCGGGCTCCTGCACATGGAAATCATCCAGGAGCGGCTCGAGCGCGAGTTCGAGGTGGGCCTCATCGCCACCGCGCCCTCGGTCATCTACAAGGTGGAGACCACGGACGGGCAGACCCTCGAAATCGACAACCCGAGCCGCCTGCCCGACCCCTCGAAAATCCGCGCGCTCTACGAACCGTATGTGCGCATGGATATCCACGTGCCCAACGAATATGTGGGCAATGTGATGAAGCTCTGCGAGGAGAAGCGGGGCGAGCAGAAAAATCTCCACTACCTCGCCGCCAACCGCGTGGTGGTGACCTATGAATTGCCCTTCGCCGAAATCGTCTACGACTTTTTCGATAGGCTCAAGTCCGTGACGCGGGGCTATGCCTCCATGGATTACGAGCCCGTGGACTACCGCCCCTCCGACCTCGTGCGCCTCGACATCCTGCTCAACGGCGAGCCCGTGGACGCCCTGGCCGTCATCGTGCACCGCGAGCGCGCCTATCCCTACGGCCGGGGCCTCGCGCTCAAGCTCAAGCGCACCATCCCGCGCCAGCTCTTCCAGGTGGCCATCCAGGCGGCCATCGGCCAGAAGATCATCGCCCGCGAGACCGTTTCGGCCTTTCGCAAGGATGTCACCGCCAAGTGCTATGGCGGCGACATCACCCGCAAGCGCAAGCTGCTGGAAAAACAGAAGGAAGGCAAGAAGCGCATGAAGCGCATGGGCAATGTGGAGCTTCCGCAGGAGGCCTTCCTCGCGGCGCTGAAAGTGGGGGACGAGTAG